A genome region from bacterium HR11 includes the following:
- the gatC gene encoding Glutamyl-tRNA(Gln) amidotransferase subunit C yields MKITREMVAHVAQLAALELTEAEYALYTEQLNRILEYIDQLQTLDLRDVPPFRNWVPRPQAYRDDVPAPGLDRAQALRNAPLHDDQYFKVPKVIGGER; encoded by the coding sequence ATGAAGATCACGCGGGAGATGGTCGCTCACGTGGCCCAGCTGGCGGCCCTGGAGCTGACGGAGGCCGAGTACGCCCTGTACACCGAGCAGTTGAACCGCATCCTGGAATACATCGATCAGCTCCAGACGCTGGACCTGCGGGATGTCCCGCCCTTCCGGAACTGGGTCCCGCGCCCGCAGGCCTATCGGGACGACGTCCCGGCGCCCGGTCTGGACCGAGCGCAGGCCTTACGCAATGCGCCCCTGCACGACGATCAGTATTTCAAGGTCCCGAAGGTCATCGGAGGTGAGCGTTGA